From a region of the Cognatiyoonia koreensis genome:
- the tolB gene encoding Tol-Pal system beta propeller repeat protein TolB, producing the protein MLKRFLSILLVCFLTTPAIAQDGPLRLTITDGVIEPLPFAIPTFQAETAGAEQLASDITRLVAQDLTNTGLFREIPASAFISQPASFGAPLAYADWRAINAQAVIGGAVAVNGDQVSVKFRLYDVFSGEELGGGLQFAGTVQGWRRMAHKVADAAYSRITGEGGYFDSRVVFVSEAGPKDNRQKRLAIMDYDGANVQFLTDSSAIVLAPRFSPNGDRVLYTSFESGFPRINSIDVSSVGKQQLATAEGEMAFSPRFSRDGQRVIYSLADGGNTDLYMTDLSTGQHTRLTSAPSIETAPSFSPDGTEIVFESDRSGTQQLYIMSASGGEPRRISFGDGRYGSPVWSPRGDQIAFTNQGGGVFHIGVMRTDGSEERLLTTSQLDESPSWSPNGRVIMFSRETLGVDGTTALWSVDIAGRNIRKIVENASDPSWGPLQP; encoded by the coding sequence ATGTTGAAACGGTTTCTGAGCATCCTGCTGGTTTGCTTCCTGACCACACCGGCGATCGCACAGGACGGTCCATTACGGCTGACGATCACCGATGGTGTGATTGAACCACTGCCCTTTGCGATCCCCACATTTCAGGCGGAAACTGCCGGCGCAGAACAGCTGGCAAGTGATATCACTCGCCTTGTGGCGCAGGATTTGACGAACACGGGCCTGTTCCGTGAAATTCCGGCCAGTGCTTTCATCAGCCAGCCTGCGTCTTTCGGTGCACCTCTGGCCTATGCCGACTGGCGTGCGATCAACGCACAGGCAGTCATCGGTGGGGCCGTGGCGGTGAACGGCGATCAGGTCTCTGTGAAATTTCGCCTTTACGATGTCTTCAGTGGAGAAGAACTCGGTGGCGGCCTGCAGTTTGCAGGCACAGTGCAGGGCTGGCGGCGCATGGCGCATAAGGTTGCTGATGCGGCCTATAGCCGGATCACTGGCGAGGGCGGTTATTTTGATAGCCGTGTTGTGTTCGTGTCCGAGGCTGGCCCAAAGGACAACCGCCAGAAACGGCTCGCGATCATGGATTACGACGGTGCGAACGTGCAGTTCCTGACTGACAGCAGCGCAATCGTTCTGGCACCGCGCTTTTCTCCGAATGGCGACCGTGTGCTATATACGTCCTTTGAATCCGGCTTCCCACGGATCAATTCCATCGATGTCTCCAGTGTGGGCAAGCAGCAGTTGGCAACGGCCGAAGGGGAGATGGCATTTTCACCGCGCTTTTCACGCGACGGGCAGAGGGTGATCTACAGCCTTGCCGATGGGGGCAATACCGACCTTTACATGACCGACCTCAGCACCGGCCAGCACACACGTCTGACCTCTGCCCCGTCGATCGAAACAGCCCCCAGCTTTTCGCCGGATGGGACGGAAATCGTCTTCGAAAGTGACCGGTCGGGCACGCAGCAGCTGTATATCATGTCGGCCAGCGGTGGCGAACCGCGCCGGATTTCATTTGGTGACGGGCGCTATGGCAGCCCGGTCTGGTCGCCACGCGGGGATCAGATTGCCTTTACCAACCAGGGCGGCGGCGTGTTCCACATTGGCGTCATGCGCACCGATGGCAGCGAAGAAAGGCTGCTGACGACTTCACAACTGGACGAAAGTCCAAGCTGGTCGCCAAATGGCCGCGTGATCATGTTCAGCCGTGAAACGCTGGGTGTTGACGGCACAACGGCACTGTGGTCGGTGGATATCGCTGGGCGGAACATCCGTAAGATCGTCGAAAATGCGAGCGATCCGTCCTGGGGTCCGTTACAGCCTTGA
- the pdeM gene encoding ligase-associated DNA damage response endonuclease PdeM has product MNGAYDFSFCDLTLTALPQGALWVGDHRALCVSDLHLGKSDRIARRSGRMLPPYETRATLEKLDALIAVLDPGMVICLGDSFDDLDAAQSLSDTDHLHMATLQAGRDWVWIEGNHDPGPVNLSGRHLAELTLGPLAFRHIATQEKGEISGHYHPKCGLAGGGTRPAFLIDTDRIIMPAFGTYTGGLRANHPALRALMSPQAHAVLTGRKAMAVPLKAVV; this is encoded by the coding sequence ATGAACGGCGCTTATGATTTTTCCTTTTGCGACCTCACGCTGACCGCGCTGCCGCAAGGTGCGCTTTGGGTTGGTGACCATCGCGCGCTGTGCGTGTCCGACCTGCATCTGGGGAAATCTGATCGAATTGCCCGGCGGTCCGGGCGGATGCTGCCACCTTATGAAACCCGCGCCACGCTGGAAAAGCTGGACGCGCTGATTGCCGTGCTTGATCCAGGAATGGTGATTTGCCTTGGTGACAGTTTCGACGATCTGGATGCGGCGCAAAGCCTTTCGGACACAGATCATCTACACATGGCGACCCTGCAGGCGGGTCGCGATTGGGTCTGGATCGAAGGCAACCATGACCCGGGGCCCGTCAATCTGAGCGGGCGGCATCTGGCCGAGCTGACGCTTGGGCCGCTGGCGTTCCGTCATATTGCGACGCAGGAAAAGGGCGAAATCTCAGGGCATTACCACCCTAAATGCGGGCTTGCAGGTGGTGGAACCCGTCCTGCGTTCCTAATCGACACGGACCGGATCATCATGCCCGCCTTCGGCACCTACACGGGTGGTTTGCGCGCCAACCATCCGGCATTACGCGCCTTGATGTCCCCGCAAGCACATGCGGTGCTGACCGGACGCAAAGCGATGGCCGTACCACTGAAAGCGGTGGTTTAG
- a CDS encoding MOSC domain-containing protein, with amino-acid sequence MPALKPTQFSGTITWLGYVPHRDDPTLATEKLTKMPLDFGGYAGDCHAGLTRPSCSRVTSQHPRGTEIRNTRQLSIVSAEECAEVAGTLGLDTLDPVWVGASIVISGVPDFSHLPPSSRLQTQHGVTLIVDMQNRPCQFPAMTIARVKPGFGKDYKAAAKGKRGVTASVERCGVLQVGDVVTLHIPDQRAWSPE; translated from the coding sequence ATGCCAGCCTTGAAGCCAACGCAGTTTAGCGGAACGATTACATGGCTTGGCTATGTCCCGCATCGCGATGACCCGACACTGGCGACCGAAAAACTGACAAAGATGCCGTTAGATTTCGGCGGTTATGCCGGGGATTGTCACGCTGGCCTGACCCGCCCGTCCTGCAGCCGCGTCACATCACAACATCCGCGCGGAACCGAAATTCGCAACACGCGGCAACTTAGCATCGTCAGTGCCGAAGAATGCGCCGAGGTGGCTGGAACGCTCGGCCTCGACACGCTCGACCCTGTTTGGGTCGGGGCCTCGATCGTCATCTCGGGCGTCCCCGATTTCTCGCACTTGCCGCCATCCTCAAGGTTGCAAACGCAACACGGCGTCACGCTCATCGTCGATATGCAAAACCGGCCATGCCAGTTCCCCGCGATGACGATTGCAAGAGTGAAACCGGGGTTTGGCAAAGACTACAAGGCAGCAGCCAAAGGCAAGCGCGGTGTAACGGCCAGTGTGGAACGCTGTGGGGTCTTGCAGGTTGGGGATGTGGTGACCCTGCACATCCCTGACCAAAGAGCGTGGTCGCCAGAATAA
- the folD gene encoding bifunctional methylenetetrahydrofolate dehydrogenase/methenyltetrahydrofolate cyclohydrolase FolD, translated as MTATVIDGKAFAAKVRGQVAEHVARLKEVHGITPGLAVVLVGEDPASQVYVRSKGKMTVEVGMASFEHRLAIDTSEADLLKVVHDLNNDPAVHGILVQLPLPDHLDSDLVINAIDPAKDVDGFHISNVGLLGTGQKSMVPCTPLGSLMMLRDHLGSLSGKSAVVIGRSNIVGKPMAQLLLNDSCTVTIAHSRTADLPSVVRQADIVVAAVGRPQMVQGDWIKPGATVIDVGINRIDAGTKDDGSPKTRLVGDCDYDSCAAVAGAITPVPGGVGPMTIACLLANTVTACCRANGLAEPEGLTA; from the coding sequence ATGACAGCTACAGTGATTGACGGAAAAGCCTTTGCGGCCAAGGTACGTGGGCAGGTAGCGGAACATGTGGCGCGCCTGAAAGAGGTTCACGGGATCACGCCGGGCCTCGCCGTCGTTCTTGTCGGCGAAGATCCGGCGTCGCAGGTTTATGTGCGGTCCAAAGGCAAGATGACGGTCGAAGTTGGTATGGCCTCTTTCGAACATCGCCTCGCAATTGATACCTCAGAAGCGGATCTGCTGAAGGTCGTGCATGATCTGAACAATGATCCTGCTGTGCATGGCATTCTGGTCCAGCTTCCACTGCCCGATCACCTTGATTCCGATCTTGTCATCAACGCGATTGACCCGGCCAAGGACGTAGACGGCTTTCACATTTCGAATGTGGGTCTGCTGGGAACCGGACAGAAAAGCATGGTGCCGTGCACGCCGCTCGGGAGTTTGATGATGCTGCGCGATCACCTCGGCAGTCTGTCGGGCAAGAGCGCGGTTGTGATCGGGCGATCCAATATCGTGGGCAAGCCGATGGCGCAGCTTTTGTTGAATGACAGTTGCACAGTCACGATCGCCCATTCGCGCACGGCAGATTTGCCCAGTGTGGTGCGTCAGGCCGATATCGTCGTTGCTGCAGTCGGCCGGCCTCAAATGGTGCAGGGCGACTGGATCAAGCCGGGTGCCACCGTCATTGACGTCGGGATCAACCGCATCGACGCAGGCACCAAAGACGATGGATCACCAAAGACGCGTCTTGTTGGCGATTGCGACTATGACAGCTGTGCAGCGGTTGCCGGTGCAATCACGCCGGTTCCGGGTGGGGTCGGGCCAATGACGATCGCCTGTCTGCTCGCCAACACAGTTACCGCCTGCTGTCGGGCGAATGGTTTGGCAGAACCTGAAGGGCTGACCGCCTAA
- the ftsH gene encoding ATP-dependent zinc metalloprotease FtsH, which produces MGNARNIVFWVVLFLLVLALFNLFSGGQNNQLANGETYSEFVQSVDNGDVQNVVIDGETVRYTVGGQEFVTVKPQDAEITALLVEKNVPFEARSQEQSVFQSFLLGLLPFLLLIGVWVYFMNRMQGGGKGGAMGFGKSKAKLLTEKHGRVTFDEVAGIDEAKDELEEIVEFLRNPQKFSRLGGKIPKGALLVGPPGTGKTLLARAIAGEAGVPFFTISGSDFVEMFVGVGASRVRDMFEQAKKNAPCIVFIDEIDAVGRSRGAGYGGGNDEREQTLNQLLVEMDGFEANEGIIIIAATNRPDVLDPALLRPGRFDRQVQVPNPDIKGREKILGVHARKVPLGPDVDLRIIARGTPGFSGADLANLVNESALTAARVGRRFVTMIDFENAKDKVMMGAERRSMVMTEDEKKLTAYHEAGHAVVGLNVPQHDPIHKATIIPRGRALGLVLSLPERDQLSVSFTKYKSKIAMAMGGKVAEELIFGPENVTSGATSDIQQVSKIARAMVTQFGMSEKIGHIDYANEQQSYLGNYGGGTNHSAETQKLIDEEVRRIIDEGYDTAKRILTEKRQDLENLAKGLLEYETLTGSEITKVIAGQPLNRGDDEEEDTPPTGGNSVVSIPKTSKKPKSSDGGMEPEPTA; this is translated from the coding sequence TTGGGTAACGCACGCAATATCGTCTTCTGGGTCGTCTTGTTCCTGTTGGTTCTGGCTCTGTTCAACCTCTTTTCCGGTGGACAGAATAACCAGCTCGCGAATGGCGAAACCTATTCCGAATTCGTTCAGTCTGTTGACAACGGCGACGTCCAAAATGTCGTAATCGACGGCGAGACCGTCCGTTACACGGTCGGTGGTCAGGAATTCGTGACAGTCAAACCGCAAGATGCTGAAATCACAGCGCTTCTTGTCGAAAAGAACGTCCCGTTCGAGGCGCGTAGCCAAGAACAATCGGTATTCCAGTCCTTCCTTTTAGGGCTGCTGCCCTTCCTGTTGCTGATCGGTGTCTGGGTCTATTTCATGAACCGGATGCAGGGTGGCGGCAAAGGCGGTGCGATGGGCTTTGGCAAGTCCAAGGCAAAGCTGCTGACAGAAAAGCATGGCCGGGTCACATTCGACGAAGTGGCGGGTATTGACGAAGCCAAGGACGAACTTGAAGAGATCGTTGAATTCCTGCGCAATCCACAGAAATTCAGCCGCCTTGGCGGTAAAATCCCGAAAGGTGCGTTGCTTGTTGGCCCTCCGGGCACAGGTAAAACGCTTCTTGCGCGGGCAATCGCCGGTGAAGCAGGCGTGCCGTTCTTCACAATTTCGGGGTCCGATTTCGTCGAAATGTTCGTTGGTGTGGGTGCGTCCCGCGTCCGCGACATGTTCGAACAGGCGAAGAAGAACGCACCATGTATCGTCTTCATTGACGAAATCGACGCTGTGGGCCGGTCCCGTGGTGCCGGCTATGGCGGCGGCAACGACGAACGCGAACAGACGCTGAACCAGCTGCTGGTTGAAATGGACGGTTTTGAAGCCAACGAAGGCATCATCATCATCGCCGCAACGAACCGTCCTGACGTGCTTGACCCCGCGCTTCTACGTCCGGGCCGCTTTGACCGTCAGGTGCAAGTGCCGAACCCCGACATCAAAGGCCGCGAGAAAATCCTTGGCGTACACGCACGCAAGGTGCCGCTTGGTCCTGATGTCGATCTGCGCATCATTGCACGTGGTACACCGGGTTTTTCGGGTGCTGACCTCGCGAACTTGGTGAACGAATCCGCCCTGACGGCGGCACGTGTCGGGCGCCGTTTCGTGACGATGATCGATTTCGAAAACGCCAAGGACAAGGTTATGATGGGGGCCGAACGCCGCTCCATGGTCATGACCGAAGACGAAAAGAAACTCACCGCCTATCACGAGGCGGGCCACGCTGTCGTGGGTCTGAACGTGCCGCAGCATGATCCGATCCATAAAGCGACGATCATTCCGCGCGGTCGCGCCTTGGGCCTTGTTCTGTCGCTGCCAGAACGTGACCAACTGTCCGTCAGCTTCACCAAGTACAAGTCCAAGATCGCAATGGCGATGGGCGGCAAGGTGGCCGAAGAACTGATCTTTGGCCCTGAAAACGTCACATCCGGCGCGACCTCTGATATCCAGCAGGTGTCCAAGATCGCCCGCGCGATGGTGACTCAGTTTGGTATGTCCGAAAAGATCGGCCATATCGATTATGCCAACGAACAGCAAAGCTATCTTGGGAACTATGGCGGGGGGACGAACCACTCGGCCGAGACGCAAAAGCTGATTGACGAAGAAGTACGTCGCATCATCGATGAAGGCTATGACACTGCGAAACGCATTCTGACTGAAAAGCGTCAGGATCTCGAAAACCTCGCGAAAGGTCTGCTGGAATACGAAACCCTGACCGGCAGTGAGATCACGAAGGTGATTGCGGGCCAGCCGCTGAACCGGGGTGACGACGAAGAAGAAGACACACCGCCGACCGGTGGCAATTCGGTTGTCTCAATCCCGAAAACGTCGAAAAAGCCCAAGTCGTCAGATGGCGGGATGGAACCTGAACCGACGGCCTAG
- a CDS encoding formate--tetrahydrofolate ligase — protein MEYKSDIEIAREAKKRPIQEIGAKLGIGTDDLLPYGHDKAKVSQSFINSVQGNKDGKLILVTAINPTPAGEGKTTTTVGLGDGLNAIGKKAAICIREASLGPCFGMKGGAAGGGYAQVVPMEEMNLHFTGDFHAITSAHNLLSAMIDNHIYWGNELEIDIRRVVWRRVMDMNDRALRQITASLGGVANGFPREAGFDITVASEVMAILCLARDLKDLQNRLGDIIVAYRRDRTPVYARDIKADGAMTVLLKDAMQPNLVQTLENNPAFVHGGPFANIAHGCNSVTATTTALKLADYVVTEAGFGADLGAEKFMNIKCRKAGIAPSVVVVVATVRAMKMNGGVAKADLGTENVDAVNAGCPNLGRHIENVKSFGVPVVVAINHFVSDTDAEVEAVKAYVQSQGSEAILCKHWAHGSEGTKDLATRVAEIADKGEAQFAPIYGDELSLFEKIDTIAKRIYRADEVIADKKIRDQLKQWEEQGYGNLPVCMAKTQYSFTTDPSVRGAPTGHSVPIREVRLSAGAGFVVAICGEIMTMPGLPRVPSAEAIMLNDDGQIEGLF, from the coding sequence ATGGAATACAAGTCAGACATCGAGATCGCCCGCGAAGCGAAGAAGCGGCCCATTCAGGAAATCGGTGCCAAGCTCGGGATCGGCACGGACGATCTGCTGCCCTATGGGCACGACAAGGCAAAGGTCAGCCAAAGCTTTATCAATTCCGTACAGGGCAACAAAGATGGCAAGCTGATCCTTGTGACCGCGATCAACCCGACACCTGCGGGTGAGGGCAAAACAACCACCACAGTCGGCCTTGGCGACGGTCTGAACGCCATTGGCAAGAAGGCCGCGATCTGTATTCGCGAGGCATCGCTAGGTCCGTGTTTCGGCATGAAGGGCGGCGCTGCGGGCGGCGGGTATGCTCAGGTTGTTCCGATGGAAGAAATGAACCTGCATTTCACCGGCGATTTCCACGCGATCACATCGGCGCACAATCTGCTGTCCGCAATGATCGACAATCACATCTACTGGGGCAACGAACTGGAAATCGACATCCGCCGTGTCGTGTGGCGGCGTGTCATGGATATGAACGACCGCGCGTTGCGCCAGATCACGGCGTCGCTTGGCGGCGTCGCAAACGGATTCCCGCGCGAGGCGGGTTTTGACATCACGGTCGCATCGGAAGTCATGGCGATCCTCTGCCTTGCCCGCGATCTGAAGGACCTGCAAAACCGTCTTGGCGATATCATCGTGGCCTATCGTCGCGATCGCACGCCGGTGTATGCGCGCGACATCAAGGCTGACGGCGCGATGACCGTGCTGCTGAAAGACGCGATGCAGCCGAACCTTGTGCAGACACTGGAAAACAACCCGGCATTCGTCCACGGCGGCCCATTCGCGAACATCGCCCACGGCTGTAACTCGGTCACGGCAACGACCACTGCGTTGAAATTGGCCGATTATGTCGTGACCGAAGCCGGGTTCGGTGCTGACCTCGGTGCCGAGAAATTCATGAACATCAAATGCCGCAAGGCGGGGATCGCCCCGTCCGTCGTGGTCGTCGTCGCGACCGTGCGCGCGATGAAGATGAACGGTGGCGTCGCCAAGGCCGACCTTGGCACGGAAAACGTTGATGCGGTCAACGCGGGCTGCCCGAACCTTGGCCGCCATATCGAGAACGTCAAAAGCTTCGGCGTGCCCGTTGTCGTCGCGATAAACCACTTCGTTTCGGACACCGACGCCGAAGTCGAAGCCGTCAAAGCCTACGTGCAAAGCCAGGGGTCAGAGGCGATCCTGTGCAAGCACTGGGCGCATGGTTCAGAAGGCACAAAGGATCTTGCCACCCGCGTTGCCGAAATCGCGGACAAGGGCGAAGCGCAATTCGCACCGATCTACGGCGACGAGTTGAGCCTTTTTGAAAAGATCGACACGATCGCCAAGCGCATCTACCGCGCAGACGAGGTGATCGCCGACAAGAAAATCCGCGACCAGCTCAAGCAATGGGAAGAGCAAGGGTATGGCAATCTGCCTGTCTGTATGGCCAAGACCCAGTATTCCTTCACAACCGATCCCAGCGTGCGTGGCGCGCCCACCGGCCACTCCGTGCCAATCCGCGAAGTTAGGCTAAGCGCGGGGGCCGGTTTTGTCGTGGCAATCTGTGGAGAGATCATGACCATGCCTGGCTTACCCCGTGTTCCCTCGGCAGAAGCCATCATGCTGAACGACGATGGCCAGATCGAAGGCCTGTTCTGA
- the ybgF gene encoding tol-pal system protein YbgF, whose product MLTRFSLVLAMGLAAPFAVSAQDQTLADIRQQLSVLYVDIQRLRTELSTTGALTTGAVGNTPLDRLNAIESELQRLTSKTEELEFRVNRITVDGTNRIGDLEFRLCELEEGCDITQLGDTPSLGGNDSAISVPAPAPSNETGGPALAVGEQADLTRAQEALAESDFRSAADILATFSETYPGSSVTAKAAFLRGQALEGLGETADAARAYLESFSANADSEEAPQALYRLGAALGDLGQTQDACLTLGEVSVRYPGNPAVADAQATMQSLGCS is encoded by the coding sequence ATGTTGACGCGATTTTCATTGGTATTGGCGATGGGGCTTGCGGCCCCGTTTGCCGTTTCTGCACAGGATCAGACGCTGGCGGACATCCGTCAGCAACTGTCCGTGCTCTATGTCGACATCCAGCGCCTGCGCACCGAACTGTCGACCACCGGCGCGCTGACGACCGGCGCGGTCGGGAACACACCGCTTGATCGCCTCAACGCGATCGAGTCCGAGTTGCAGCGCCTGACCTCAAAAACAGAGGAACTGGAATTTCGCGTGAACCGCATCACCGTCGACGGAACCAACCGGATTGGTGATCTGGAATTCCGGCTGTGTGAACTCGAAGAAGGCTGCGACATCACCCAACTTGGCGACACACCGTCGCTCGGTGGCAATGACAGTGCCATCAGCGTGCCCGCACCGGCACCATCAAACGAAACTGGCGGACCCGCCCTCGCAGTGGGTGAACAGGCCGACCTGACGCGGGCGCAGGAGGCGCTCGCTGAAAGTGACTTTCGCAGCGCCGCTGACATCCTTGCGACCTTTAGCGAGACCTACCCAGGTTCCTCAGTGACGGCAAAGGCCGCGTTCCTGCGCGGGCAGGCGCTCGAAGGTCTGGGCGAAACTGCTGACGCGGCACGGGCGTATCTGGAAAGCTTTTCTGCCAATGCCGACAGCGAAGAAGCCCCGCAAGCGCTTTACCGTCTTGGGGCTGCACTTGGCGATCTGGGACAGACCCAGGACGCTTGTCTGACATTGGGCGAAGTCAGCGTGCGCTATCCCGGCAATCCCGCAGTCGCAGATGCGCAGGCGACGATGCAGTCGTTGGGATGCAGCTAG
- the tilS gene encoding tRNA lysidine(34) synthetase TilS, which translates to MQLDHADKALLHWIDRAFGAERPARIGVAVSGGGDSMALLHLYMRWAQQSGVPIAAVTVDHSLREGSAAEAAKVACFCAEHGIAHETLVWDNWDGHGNLQAAARDARYWMIAAWALANDIDGIALGHTKDDSVETFLMRLARKAGIDGLALMESQFTREGLRWARPLWLATRADLRSYLARHDVDWIDDPSNDDVDFERVRVRQALVALSDLGVSQDALHQTAHHAAQARDALDHYTRIEAGLHITQVGGDLILPAKPDLPAEMIRRLWTKAVQWVGRLDYPPRATSIRHLQGGLALDGKATAGGCLAITEGGQVRITREHQAVKMMTGATHLPWDKHWQLEGPHAKDLHVAALGEAVKDCPDWRETGLPRASLMATPAVWRGDMLIAAPLAGDSRGWTAQIVADFHSSLLTH; encoded by the coding sequence ATGCAGCTAGACCACGCCGACAAGGCACTTCTTCACTGGATTGACCGCGCTTTTGGTGCGGAACGGCCCGCCAGGATCGGTGTTGCCGTTTCTGGCGGTGGTGATTCAATGGCGTTGCTGCATCTCTATATGCGCTGGGCGCAACAAAGCGGCGTGCCGATTGCAGCGGTTACGGTCGATCACAGCCTACGCGAAGGATCCGCAGCAGAGGCGGCCAAGGTCGCGTGTTTCTGCGCAGAGCACGGCATCGCGCACGAGACTTTGGTTTGGGACAATTGGGACGGGCACGGAAATCTTCAGGCGGCGGCCCGCGATGCGCGGTATTGGATGATCGCTGCATGGGCGCTGGCAAATGACATCGACGGTATCGCCTTGGGCCACACGAAAGACGATAGCGTCGAAACCTTTCTGATGCGCCTGGCCCGCAAGGCCGGAATCGACGGGCTGGCGCTGATGGAGTCACAATTCACGCGCGAAGGGCTTCGCTGGGCGCGGCCGCTTTGGCTGGCGACACGGGCAGACCTGCGATCCTACCTCGCGCGACATGATGTGGACTGGATCGATGATCCCAGCAACGACGATGTCGATTTTGAACGGGTGCGCGTGCGGCAGGCGCTTGTCGCACTGTCCGATCTGGGGGTGTCTCAGGATGCATTACATCAGACAGCCCATCACGCCGCACAGGCCCGCGATGCGCTGGACCATTACACAAGGATCGAGGCAGGGCTGCACATCACGCAGGTTGGTGGCGATCTGATCCTGCCTGCAAAGCCGGACCTTCCTGCGGAGATGATCCGTCGGCTTTGGACCAAAGCTGTGCAGTGGGTCGGGCGATTGGACTATCCGCCAAGGGCAACGTCCATCCGTCATCTTCAGGGCGGACTCGCACTTGATGGAAAGGCAACGGCTGGCGGCTGTCTGGCGATTACCGAGGGCGGTCAGGTGCGGATCACGCGCGAACATCAGGCAGTCAAGATGATGACCGGGGCGACCCATCTTCCTTGGGATAAACACTGGCAGCTTGAGGGACCGCACGCAAAGGATCTGCACGTTGCAGCACTTGGCGAAGCGGTCAAGGATTGCCCCGACTGGCGCGAAACGGGTCTGCCACGGGCAAGCCTGATGGCGACCCCTGCGGTTTGGCGCGGGGACATGCTGATCGCGGCACCACTGGCTGGCGACAGTCGTGGCTGGACGGCCCAAATTGTCGCGGATTTCCATTCATCACTGCTTACGCATTGA
- a CDS encoding ExbD/TolR family protein, with protein MGAGVMKSDNGGGTRRRRRSRRGQPMSEINVTPFVDVMLVLLIIFMVAAPLSIVGPSVELPETAADAFPSDDEEPLTVTILADGSLTIQDSPTAESEFAAKLQAIATEREGDRVFLRADGANDWNRVAQVMGALNSAGFSNIGLVTDIGGPTFNGSDG; from the coding sequence GTCCGACAACGGTGGCGGGACGCGCCGCCGTCGTCGATCACGTCGCGGACAACCGATGTCGGAAATCAACGTGACCCCATTTGTGGACGTCATGCTTGTTTTGCTGATCATCTTTATGGTTGCCGCCCCTTTGTCCATCGTCGGGCCAAGTGTCGAGCTTCCTGAAACCGCCGCCGATGCCTTTCCGTCAGACGACGAGGAACCGCTGACCGTGACTATCCTTGCAGATGGCAGCCTGACCATTCAGGATTCACCAACCGCAGAGTCCGAATTCGCGGCGAAACTGCAAGCCATTGCGACCGAGCGCGAAGGCGACCGCGTCTTCCTGCGTGCGGATGGAGCCAACGACTGGAACCGTGTCGCCCAGGTGATGGGCGCGCTCAACAGTGCGGGTTTCAGCAATATCGGGCTTGTCACGGATATTGGCGGCCCGACCTTCAACGGATCCGACGGATAA
- the pal gene encoding peptidoglycan-associated lipoprotein Pal has translation MNIRTKALLVVLAMSTAACTNPNRFGGGNTGTETGAGAGAAVPPPLTGANDPTSPQYFNQTIGDRVLFQVDSSTLTPAGQATLDGQAGWLQTNNDYLAIIEGHADEQGTREYNIALGARRANAVREYLISRGIAPTRLRTISYGKERPIEVCSTEACYSKNRRAVTIISVGGTS, from the coding sequence ATGAATATTCGCACCAAAGCCCTTCTGGTCGTTCTGGCCATGTCCACAGCAGCCTGCACGAACCCCAACAGGTTCGGTGGCGGGAATACAGGCACGGAAACCGGGGCAGGTGCCGGCGCAGCCGTTCCACCGCCACTGACGGGAGCCAATGACCCGACCAGCCCGCAGTATTTCAACCAGACGATCGGTGATCGTGTCCTGTTTCAGGTCGACAGTTCGACCCTGACTCCGGCAGGACAGGCGACGCTTGACGGTCAGGCTGGCTGGTTGCAGACCAACAACGACTATCTTGCCATCATCGAAGGCCATGCGGACGAGCAAGGCACGCGGGAATACAACATCGCCCTCGGCGCGCGACGTGCGAATGCGGTGCGTGAATACCTGATCTCAAGAGGCATCGCGCCCACACGCCTGCGCACGATCAGCTATGGCAAGGAACGCCCGATCGAAGTCTGTTCCACCGAAGCGTGCTATTCCAAGAACCGACGCGCGGTCACGATCATTTCGGTCGGCGGCACCAGCTAA